Proteins from a single region of Xyrauchen texanus isolate HMW12.3.18 chromosome 7, RBS_HiC_50CHRs, whole genome shotgun sequence:
- the LOC127646947 gene encoding protein ILRUN — translation MEGMDIDLDPELMQKFSCMGTTDKDVLISEFQRLLGFQLNPAGCAFFLDMTNWNLQAAIGAYYDFESPNINTPSMSFVEDVTIGEGESVPPNTQFTKTWRIQNTGAESWPPGVCLKYVGGDQFGHVNMVMVRSLDPQEISDVSVQMRSPAVPGMYQGQWRMCMATGLFYGDVIWVILSVEEGGLLGVTQQLSSFETEFNTQPHRSLEGDFNPFASPQKNKQDTNEDNLKDPGGPWEAPLDSIQQDQNGLNHSSVNITPNGLQNNLSVVTYSQGINGPFPFGQS, via the exons ATGGAGGGCATGGACATAGACCTGGATCCGGAGCTCATGCAAAAATTCAGCTGCATGGGCACCACGGATAAAGATGTCCTCATCTCGGAGTTCCAGAGGCTGCTGGGTTTCCAACTCAACCCGGCTGGCTGCGCCTTCTTCCTGGACATGACCAACTG GAACCTTCAAGCAGCTATTGGTGCATATTATGACTTCGAGAGTCCAAACATCAACACACCGTCAATGTCTTTTGTGGAAGATGTGACAATTGGAGAAGGGGAGTCAGTTCCTCCGAACACACAGTTCACTAAGACATGGAGGATACAAAACACAG GTGCAGAGTCATGGCCACCAGGTGTGTGCCTGAAGTATGTTGGTGGGGATCAGTTTGGTCATGTGAACATGGTGATGGTGCGGTCTCTGGACCCTCAGGAGATCTCTGATGTGAGCGTGCAGATGCGCAGTCCAGCCGTTCCTGGCATGTATCAGGGCCAGTGGAGAATGTGTATGGCCACAGGACTTTTCTATGGAG ATGTGATCTGGGTGATTTTGAGTGTGGAGGAGGGAGGTCTGCTGGGCGTCACACAGCAGCTGTCCTCCTTCGAGACGGAGTTCAACACGCAGCCACACCGCAGTCTGGAGGGAGACTTCAACCCCTTTGCCTCACCACAGAAGAACAAGCAGGACACCAATGAAGATAATCTAAAAGACCCCGGGGGCCCCTGGGAGGCCCCTCTGGACTCCATTCAGCAAGATCAAAATGGACTCAATCACAGCTCTGTAAATATTACACCAAATGGTCTCCAAAACAACTTATCAGTAGTGACTTACAGCCAG GGCATTAATGGACCCTTCCCGTTCGGACAGTCTTAA